A single region of the Flavobacteriales bacterium TMED191 genome encodes:
- a CDS encoding FkbM family methyltransferase, protein MRNAFFTEASKNIIENYALVSPSYKKEFVKLIFGNLFTTQPKPKKDSLEHARKGVIRKLPIRKLLGLPKDHVYNFFAPTTTLNSLIEMHSINNVDLLSLDVEGNELAILEGCSLEKGHIKNILVETSDYKIINDYLINSGYFLIKKLSGHDYLYRLL, encoded by the coding sequence ATGAGAAATGCTTTCTTTACAGAAGCAAGCAAAAATATTATAGAGAATTATGCATTAGTTTCTCCAAGTTATAAAAAAGAATTTGTAAAATTAATTTTTGGAAATCTATTTACTACACAACCAAAACCTAAAAAAGATTCCCTAGAACATGCTAGAAAAGGAGTTATTCGAAAATTACCAATTAGAAAATTATTAGGTTTACCGAAAGATCATGTTTATAATTTTTTTGCACCTACCACAACACTTAATAGTTTAATTGAAATGCATTCTATAAATAATGTTGATTTATTATCTTTAGATGTTGAAGGTAATGAACTCGCTATTTTGGAAGGTTGCAGCTTAGAGAAAGGGCATATAAAAAATATTCTTGTAGAGACTTCAGATTATAAAATAATCAACGATTATCTTATAAATTCTGGATATTTCTTAATTAAGAAACTCTCAGGGCACGATTATTTGTATAGACTTTTATAA